A single Arcobacter sp. FWKO B DNA region contains:
- a CDS encoding efflux RND transporter periplasmic adaptor subunit — MYRVLFLIFFCFLALLQANQVQGALVEVGVVKKGIINPLEEFSGSVYFLQSSDIASQSSGAIRKENIETGKFIKKGVSLVELDSDILDTSIKILKASLNIAKIELENIAKDLKRYETLVLTQTINQKLYDDTKFAYTIKENQIISIEAELEKLEIDKKYKNITAPFSGIIVDKKVGSIGEWVGIGTKIATIVNTDMIEIIFNLPSRLYGSIDLTKEYDLVLDNTKYKAKIFAIIPKGDMSSRTFMAKVKLDSSNLKAYEGMKAVIKIPNTSTKDAFLLSRDSVIIRFNQEVVFVNNNGFAQMIPVNVIGYQNDLVAVEGVGLTENMQVIIKGNERVFPNQPIVIK, encoded by the coding sequence ATGTATCGTGTGTTGTTCTTAATATTTTTTTGTTTTTTAGCTCTTTTACAGGCAAATCAAGTTCAAGGGGCATTAGTAGAAGTTGGTGTAGTAAAAAAGGGAATTATAAATCCGTTAGAAGAATTTAGTGGAAGTGTATACTTTTTACAAAGTTCAGATATTGCATCACAAAGTAGTGGTGCTATAAGAAAAGAAAATATTGAAACTGGCAAATTTATAAAAAAAGGGGTATCATTAGTTGAACTTGATAGTGATATTCTTGATACTTCAATTAAAATATTGAAAGCTAGTTTGAATATAGCAAAAATTGAATTGGAAAATATAGCAAAAGATTTAAAAAGATATGAGACTTTAGTGCTTACACAAACAATTAATCAAAAACTGTATGACGATACAAAATTTGCATATACTATTAAAGAAAATCAAATTATATCAATAGAGGCTGAACTTGAAAAGTTAGAGATTGATAAAAAATACAAAAATATTACGGCTCCTTTTAGTGGGATAATTGTTGATAAAAAAGTAGGAAGTATTGGGGAATGGGTTGGTATTGGGACAAAAATAGCAACTATAGTAAATACTGATATGATTGAAATTATTTTTAACCTTCCAAGTAGATTATATGGAAGTATTGATTTGACAAAAGAGTATGATTTGGTATTGGATAATACAAAATATAAAGCAAAAATTTTTGCAATAATTCCAAAAGGAGATATGTCAAGTAGAACTTTTATGGCTAAAGTGAAATTAGATAGTTCCAATTTAAAGGCATATGAAGGGATGAAAGCAGTAATTAAAATACCCAATACATCAACTAAAGATGCTTTTTTATTATCAAGAGATAGTGTCATAATTAGGTTTAATCAAGAAGTGGTTTTTGTTAATAATAATGGTTTTGCACAAATGATACCAGTCAATGTAATTGGCTATCAAAATGATTTAGTTGCTGTTGAAGGGGTTGGTTTGACTGAAAATATGCAAGTAATTATTAAAGGTAATGAAAGAGTATTTCCAAATCAGCCAATTGTAATAAAATAG
- a CDS encoding NUDIX domain-containing protein, with product MQVEITDFRTYELSDTKYIHPYRISYVQNGKRREWEAVKSHDSVAILLYHEPRDSFLLVKQFRPPVYMNDKTKLFTYELCAGIMDKNKDIAIIAKEEIDEECGFDVPVDNLRQITSFYNNVGVSGSRQHLFYASIDDSMKIHEGGGVHSEEIELFYLPVKDAKHFMYDQTKAKTPGLMFAFYWFFDRFER from the coding sequence TTGCAAGTAGAAATAACAGATTTTAGAACATACGAATTGAGTGATACTAAATATATTCATCCTTATAGAATATCTTATGTTCAAAATGGAAAACGCAGAGAATGGGAAGCTGTAAAAAGTCATGATAGTGTTGCAATACTTTTATATCATGAACCAAGAGATTCATTTTTACTTGTAAAACAATTTCGTCCTCCTGTATATATGAATGATAAAACAAAACTGTTCACTTATGAATTATGTGCTGGAATAATGGATAAAAACAAAGATATTGCTATTATTGCAAAAGAAGAGATCGATGAAGAATGTGGATTTGATGTTCCAGTTGATAATTTAAGACAAATAACCTCTTTTTATAATAATGTAGGGGTAAGTGGTTCAAGACAACATCTTTTCTATGCAAGTATAGATGATAGTATGAAAATCCATGAAGGTGGTGGTGTTCATTCAGAAGAAATAGAACTTTTTTATTTGCCAGTTAAAGATGCAAAGCATTTTATGTATGATCAAACAAAAGCAAAGACTCCAGGGCTTATGTTTGCATTTTATTGGTTTTTTGATAGATTTGAAAGATAA